The Allorhodopirellula heiligendammensis genome includes a window with the following:
- a CDS encoding ThuA domain-containing protein yields the protein MRVALLTVALCFAFAGTVHADSADYKPLVYQGTEGIGQGKHIVFLAGDHEYRSEESLPALARILAKRYGFKCTVLFDIDPDTGEIVAGTPANIPGMEALDTADLAVVFLRFQNLPAAQMQHFEDYLQRGGPVVGLRTSTHGFRIPADGEFAKYSFDSKVEGYELGFGHQVLGQTWVGHYGKNHVQSTRIDVIEAMKDHPILRGVEDVWVQAGGYVGEPTDGEILTMAQPLDGMTADSPASETQPPMPSEWTRTYQGESGQEGRVFTSLYGTPEDLTNDGYRRLILNGILWAVGLEDDITADLNIELVGPFQPNTFGNQTHARGIRPQDYAGFESPIPAHNNSGKAEKKKSRKK from the coding sequence ATGAGAGTTGCCCTACTCACTGTCGCTCTGTGTTTCGCATTTGCCGGCACCGTCCACGCTGACTCAGCTGACTACAAACCACTCGTCTATCAAGGCACTGAAGGTATTGGGCAGGGCAAGCACATCGTGTTTCTCGCGGGCGATCATGAATATCGCTCCGAAGAATCTCTGCCCGCGCTCGCCCGCATCCTAGCCAAACGCTATGGATTCAAATGCACCGTGCTGTTCGACATTGATCCCGATACTGGCGAAATCGTAGCTGGAACACCCGCGAACATACCGGGCATGGAGGCCCTCGACACCGCCGATCTGGCTGTCGTGTTCCTCCGCTTTCAAAATCTTCCTGCTGCGCAAATGCAGCACTTCGAGGACTATCTTCAACGCGGTGGCCCCGTCGTCGGACTGCGAACGTCCACCCACGGTTTTCGTATTCCTGCGGACGGTGAGTTCGCTAAATACTCATTTGACTCCAAAGTCGAAGGCTACGAGCTCGGTTTTGGGCACCAAGTCCTGGGGCAAACCTGGGTCGGACATTACGGAAAAAATCACGTGCAAAGTACCCGCATCGACGTCATCGAGGCGATGAAAGACCATCCCATCCTACGAGGTGTTGAGGACGTGTGGGTGCAAGCAGGTGGCTATGTCGGCGAACCCACCGATGGCGAAATCCTGACGATGGCGCAGCCGCTCGACGGCATGACTGCCGATTCGCCAGCGTCAGAGACTCAGCCGCCGATGCCGTCGGAATGGACCCGGACCTATCAGGGCGAATCCGGACAAGAAGGACGTGTGTTCACCTCGCTCTACGGCACCCCGGAGGACCTGACCAATGACGGATACCGACGGCTGATCCTCAATGGCATCCTCTGGGCCGTCGGACTCGAAGACGACATCACAGCTGATCTGAACATCGAACTGGTCGGCCCCTTTCAGCCAAACACGTTCGGCAACCAAACGCACGCTCGTGGCATCCGTCCCCAAGATTATGCGGGTTTTGAGAGTCCGATCCCCGCTCATAACAACAGCGGGAAGGCTGAGAAAAAGAAATCGAGGAAAAAATAA